The Choristoneura fumiferana chromosome Z, NRCan_CFum_1, whole genome shotgun sequence DNA window TGTATttatccggatttatttcattaaacatGCAAAATGATTATTACAAAAGCCTAATTATCAATTATATTTTAGTTGATGAGCATCTAGGTGATATAGGGTCGCGTTAACTAATCATCGCGACCCAGAAAGTCGATTTGCGCTTACATCAAGTAATTAACACCGTTTTCATCACACATaccttttaaattttgaaacgaTGGCCGATGATTCGATAACTCCGGAGATGTGGGTGAATGGCTACTCGATTATTTAACAACGAATCGTTATACCTAACGTTGATTGAATGGAAGTACATACCAATCTCAACTTGAATAGTTTTCTTTTCTGCTTCTTAGCTCATTTAAAGTGTTAGAAGTGGACAACAATATTGTCCGAAAAttcttgatattttttattcggtAGTTCGGGAGTTGTTGATACTTCGCGCGAAGTGTAAGCTTGGTTTTTGAAGATCGCTAAGTTGTATCTACCCGGAAATAATGGAATTTCTTCGTAGGGCTACGACCTACAAAATTTAAGAGCGAGCGAACTTAGGTAATCTGCATGAATAACATTTTAAGCGAGAGGAGCATTGTGAAACTTCCTAGATGCTCGTCCCGCTATCAAATGTCAACCGGTGCGCTACTGACGTAACTTGACCCCTCACACGCTCCCGCCTTACGAAAATGTATACGACGCGTTATTCAGTTTTAACTGGTCTTCACATTTAGGCTGCGATTCCACCAGTCCTTGTGAGGATGTGTTTAACACattgtgttgtgaggaatgtgttcgTTATGAACCAATAACGCTTAATTTACCAATGCTCATCGCATCTCTAGTTAAAACAGcgataagtaaatgaagcgtttctattggttaatgacaaAGACATTTCTCGCAACGCATTCTcacatatctctggtggaaagttTGACGTAATCTGTCATGATCGCCTCATAATCTGGAACATTTCTGCAGATGTTTTAGTCAGTTTGGCTCAACACCCTCGTAAATGTTTCTTGTCAGAATGTACGAAAACATGGCGTGAAGAATTCGATAGACATATTTATTGGGGTATTAAATTAAAGTAGTCTAAAATCCTATAGatattatatcatcatcatcccagcctatatacgtcccactgctgggcacaggcctcctctcagaacaagagggcttgggccatagttcccacgcgggcccagtgcggattgggaacttcacacacaccattgaattgcttcgcaggtttgtgcacgatgttttccttcaccgcaaagctcgtggtaaatttcaaatgtaattccgcacatgaatttcgaaaaaatcagaggtgcgagccggggtttgaacccacgaccctctgcttgagaggcgataggtcaaaccactaggccaccacggcttagatattatatacttactcgtaatgTTAAGACGCATTCAAAGAATTGATCGATTAAATCGATCCAGCTGTACTTCGAATGGACCTCTTTTGGCCGTGATATTTACAACTGACCACCACAAtagtaagtaatttagttaATCCGCGTTTATACAGCCAACGCATTCAAAACTCCGAACGTGTCATAAAACTTCAGTGATCTTTATACGCGGACTAATTCCCGTAACGATTAGCCGTTGCCGTTGCCACACTCATCTCAGACAAAACGCCTTTGAGTGCGTGTACAAAGCGACAATTCTTATGTCGCAAGCCCACAACAAACAGTGATAACAGCGGTTGTGCAACCAGCCGGGGCGCATTCCTCGGAGAGAGTGGCcctgcccgcgcccgcgttgCAAAATGCGACACTCCATAATCGCTGGCGCAAACTGtggtttattttgaaatttcaattaaaattcaagAGGATTCGTGTCGTACGTTTCCTCATTCGTTTTAATATGACACCTTTTTCCAATCGACGGTGGAAAAATGACACCAACGGGATCCATTTTAAAGCTTTCTACACAATTATTTTTACATCGAACAATGCCAACCttatacgtaattaattaacaTGCTTAGCGATCCCATATTGCACACAGTCGTACGTTTATCATATTAATTTAGTCAtttaaagattatttttctactacagATAACTAACTTTAAATTTCTTCAACAGCAATGGCCCAGGAATCCTTCAAATGCCCGGACGACTTCGGCTTCTACCCTCACCACATTTCGTGCGACAAATACTGGAAGTGCGACAACGGTGTAGCTGAAATCAAGACTTGCGGCAATGGACTCGCTTTTGACGCCACTGACTCCAAATACCTCACTGAAAACTGCGACTACCTTCACAACGTAGAGTGCGGAGAAAGAACGCAACTTGGTGAGTACACTTATAACTAAGAGTAAGTCAAATTCTGCCTGAATTTTAATGAGTTTGACTCTTTGACTATAATGTCTAACGCTCCCAAAATCAGTATCATTTCCTTCACCTTTATGTCAAAGGGATTAGAGTACTCAGAAAGAGATGGGGAGCGCTGGAGCATCAGACTTTAGTTCAAAATAGCGAAAATGCCACAAATACAGAGTAAATCGTCAATTATCAGCATCAGATCTATAGCTTAGAGTCATCTTGaccatttttactttttatttacgcAAAGGTCTtctatcattaaaaaaaaatgtaaaatggtAACTAATATTCAGGAAGTCCAAGCAAGCACGTTCCAAGTCAGTGCTACCAACTGGTCTTAAATACTGGTTATGATAACGACAAAATTATGCAAAGAATTTAGGGACCTACCAGGGCAAGTACTAAAGTGCCGTTTAAAATCGCTAAAATAGTTTGCAAGACACACCTGTGCCATTTAGTGGCCCAGTAACATTGAGCTACGTGCTCGTTTTAGGTCAAGGCTAACTTAACATGTTTGTCCgctttaatatacatattattttttgcaCACACGGAATCCTACCAGGATGTCGCGaaggtcaaattataaaaacGAGATGAGGACAATACTACAGTCGAACATTTTAAACACAAAAcgatttttttctctgaaatatCAAGTTTGGGAACCTTGAACTTAAATGATTTAATGGACGTCGCTGTTggttcatttattcataaatgTGTCATCATTATGACTGATTTACGACTGTGGAAGATTTAACGTAGTGATGTTaggatttaattaattttctgaAGCACGTGTGCTTTATAAGTAACTTTGTCTGACGACATATCATTTTCCAGAGCCGCCAATCTCGACACCTCACTGCCAGCGGATGTACGGTATCTTCCCTGACGAGCAGAAATGCGACGTTTTCTGGAACTGCTGGAACGGAGAAGCTTCCCGCTACCAGTGCAGCCCTGGACTTGCCTACGACAGGGAAGCGCGCGTGTGCATGTGGGCTGACCAAGTCCCTGAGTGCAAGAATGAAGGTAAAACTCCTGGACTGTCCATACGGGACTATGTCACATTATCATAGCCAGGATAAACCAAATAAgtctacatatattattatcttgACTCATGATCAGATTGTATCCGAAAACAGTATTGATACTGATGGTTAAGACGTAATGGTAAATAaac harbors:
- the Gasp gene encoding chitin binding Peritrophin-A domain-containing protein Gasp isoform X1, which codes for MNSRCLLVLAAALGVAMAQESFKCPDDFGFYPHHISCDKYWKCDNGVAEIKTCGNGLAFDATDSKYLTENCDYLHNVECGERTQLEPPISTPHCQRMYGIFPDEQKCDVFWNCWNGEASRYQCSPGLAYDREARVCMWADQVPECKNEEVANGFACPAPGEVSNAGSFSRHAHPEDCRKYYICLEGVAREYGCPIGTVFKIGDSDGTGNCEDPEDVPGCEDYYGDLDLKAIRKSELLAGLQSDGSSRVAQPKPLKPRPQKEN
- the Gasp gene encoding chitin binding Peritrophin-A domain-containing protein Gasp isoform X2, translated to MNSRCLLVLAAALGVAMAQESFKCPDDFGFYPHHISCDKYWKCDNGVAEIKTCGNGLAFDATDSKYLTENCDYLHNVECGERTQLEPPISTPHCQRMYGIFPDEQKCDVFWNCWNGEASRYQCSPGLAYDREARVCMWADQVPECKNEEVANGFACPAPGEVSNAGSFSRHAHPEDCRKYYICLEGVAREYGCPIGTVFKIGDSDGTGNCEDPEDVPGCEDYYGDVDLKALKKLGF